Proteins from a single region of Eremothecium gossypii ATCC 10895 chromosome VI, complete sequence:
- the SED5 gene encoding t-SNARE syntaxin (Syntenic homolog of Saccharomyces cerevisiae YLR026C (SED5)), with protein sequence MMDIKDRTIEFQRSVTSYSRRNAKQGAGGPGEGADRQSLRKSEFQQRASRISHEIANLAQMLSKLAQLAKRKPMFNDNPVEIAEMTYLIKHKIYSVEQEMMELSRHMPNNGGGVADGGAQTRLHTKNVVNLLNTKMKNISGDFKSVLEARQKLELANRDRWEKISADRNSAAAASLQDGLPMGGMGVSSGSAAAYNSANPFMSSLLAEDDASGQPNGQLSLPNEESVLLLEEQQTANQQYLQERGRAVETIESTIQEVGNLFQQLAHMVQEQGETIQRIDANVEDIDINIAGAQRELLKYFDRISSNRWMAVKIFAILFAFFLVWVIVN encoded by the coding sequence ATGATGGATATTAAGGATAGAACTATTGAGTTCCAGAGGTCAGTCACCAGCTACAGCAGGAGAAATGCGAAGCAAGGTGCGGGCGGGCCCGGTGAGGGGGCAGACAGGCAGTCGCTGCGCAAATCCGAGTTCCAGCAGCGGGCATCTCGGATTTCACACGAGATAGCGAACCTGGCGCAGATGCTGTCGAAACTGGCACAGCTGGCGAAGCGCAAGCCGATGTTCAACGATAATCCGGTGGAAATAGCGGAGATGACGTACCTCATCAAGCACAAGATATACAGCGTGGAGCAGGAAATGATGGAGCTGTCCCGGCACATGCCAAATAACGGCGGCGGGGTGGCAGACGGGGGTGCACAGACACGGCTTCACACGAAGAACGTTGTGAACCTGTTGAACACGAAGATGAAGAACATAAGCGGCGACTTCAAGAGCGTGCTGGAGGCGCGCCAGAAGCTTGAATTGGCGAACCGGGACCGCTGGGAGAAAATAAGCGCTGATCGGAACTCTGCGGCTGCCGCATCCCTTCAGGACGGGCTTCCGATGGGCGGTATGGGGGTATCCAGTGGCTCTGCTGCGGCATACAACAGTGCAAATCCATTCATGAGCAGTCTGCTTGCCGAGGACGATGCTTCGGGGCAACCCAACGGACAGCTATCGTTGCCGAATGAGGAAAGTGTGCTGCTACTGGAAGAGCAGCAAACGGCGAACCAGCAATACCTACAGGAACGTGGGCGGGCGGTCGAAACCATAGAGTCCACCATCCAAGAAGTGGGGAATCTAttccagcagctggcgcacATGGTGCAGGAGCAGGGCGAAACTATACAGAGGATCGATGCCAACGTCGAGGATATCGATATCAACATCGCAGGAGCACAGAGAGAGCTGCTCAAGTATTTTGATAGAATAAGCAGCAACCGATGGATGGCGGTGAAGATATTTGCCATTCTGTTTGCCTTCTTCCTGGTATGGGTGATTGTCAATTGA